One genomic region from Tigriopus californicus strain San Diego chromosome 4, Tcal_SD_v2.1, whole genome shotgun sequence encodes:
- the LOC131879019 gene encoding uncharacterized protein LOC131879019: MLSFTISALLLIPGISSFNLNNTTLDDQVDVLHFQSDGYHSTDSFLLHSGEARIESGFSMCLWYSVDYWRGETSTMVSIVEGNWLDVFGLNLVNNGTYTGNVRLEAVLNNVRFGNVFDEISNFQLHQWHSWCGVNRKNSDGSFTLVSYSNGKNATQHPGLDIPKEYFIVLGQEQDSPGGSFELEQSFAGKLAMVSLWPQTLLTAQEVQDYQKCLTSPSPNEIHEAISIDRWENNNVKSSRMFQKDLCAKNLWLTQVLIPEQTLFSEARSVCQSIGTDIITINSTLEEYNSVVTSLFTDLCQENASKNCGGPLNQPLSPPFTWVLRDPKTGECDRLYGARKFSPRGCENSLGPATLCAPLAPEKNEIYLKGLCQGSIFRAFDTTYHVYGFGRKGRMRFHGHQKSRIEYLEVLHGDSLRGEWRIQSLSFPDEFFTLESSDYQFPFGRRTWTVSGSRVCSLPTGSKITLTFARCTQGQFTCDDGKCIDLNRRCDGVTDCGDKTDELHCKIIRPDDTYIKQIVPVSEEGKTQIQIQVSIHSVRNVEPMESKIVFDFSACFTWSDPRLKLADLCDEENKNVLSQEDMAMIWIPQVILSNTLSPGHGKYLDTDFGFARALNGGKWTDNSEAVESIIFDGHAATISLKRTIQQEFHCHFDLQYYPFDTQTCSVIFQATEKNSSALRFQVLSPLDVFDGINLTEYDIIRYNIEESVSSTNFSRAIASVTIRRKMAYHVFNTFFQTLLLILVGYLSFFFKVNNFSDRIMVTLTTMLVVATIMVAIQSGLPKTSYYKMIDYWLIFCLIILIITFAIHTSIGYVLDKPEQIIGKPRNTWTIAVQMNRMGRILVLAIVVVFNLAFWILAFSEYVNG; the protein is encoded by the exons ATGCTTTCCTTCACAATCTCGGCTCTACTTCTAATCCCAGGAATCAGTTCATTCAACCTGAATAACACAA CTCTCGATGATCAAGTGGAcgttttacattttcaaagcgACGGCTACCATTCAACCGATTCGTTTCTTTTGCATTCGGGTGAAGCCCGCATAGAATCTGGCTTCTCGATGTGTCTTTGGTATTCCGTAGATTATTGGCGGGGTGAAACATCGACTATGGTGTCAATCGTAGAAGGCAATTGGTTGGACGTGTTTGGGCTCA ATCTGGTCAATAACGGAACCTACACGGGCAATGTCAGGCTAGAAGCTGTACTTAACAATGTCCGGTTTGGAAACGTTTTCGACGAAatttccaactttcaattaCATCAATGGCATTCTTGGTGCGGAGTCAACCGGAAGAACTCAGATGGAAGTTTCACGTTGGTTTCGTACTCCAACGGGAAGAATGCCACACAAC ATCCTGGACTTGACATCCCCAAGGAATACTTCATCGTGTTGGGACAAGAGCAAGATTCTCCAGGAGGCAGTTTTGAGCTGGAACAAAGCTTCGCCGGGAAACTAGCCATGGTCAGTCTTTGGCCTCAGACCCTCTTGACAGCTCAAGAAGTTCAAGATTACCAAAAATGCCTTACTTCTCCCTCGCCAAATGAAATCCATGAAGCGATTTCGATCGACCGATGGGAAAATAACAACGTGAAGTCCAGCCGGATGTTCCAGAAGGATCTTTGCGCAAAAAACCTATGGCTCACCCAAGTCCTGATCCCAGAGCAAACCTTGTTCAGTGAAGCTCGGTCTGTCTGCCAATCCATTGGAACCGACATAATAACGATCAATTCGACTCTAGAAGAATACAACTCTGTGGTAACGTCTCTCTTTACGGACCTTTGCCAGGAAAACGCTTCGAAAAACTGTGGGGGACCATTAAACCAACCTTTGAGTCCACCATTCACTTGGGTCCTTCGGGACCCCAAAACAGGCGAATGTGACCGACTTTATGGAGCCAGAAAGTTTTCACCCAGAGGTTGCGAGAACTCTCTCGGCCCAGCTACACTTTGCGCTCCACTTGCTCCGGAGAAAAACGAGATCTATTTGAAAGGCCTTTGTCAAGGCTCCATTTTCCGGGCCTTCGATACCACGTATCATGTGTATGGCTTTGGGAGGAAAGGCCGAATGCGATTCCATGGACACCAAAAGAGCCGAATCGAGTATCTGGAGGTCCTACACGGCGACTCGCTTCGGGGGGAGTGGCGGATCCAAAGTTTGAGCTTCCCGGATGAATTCTTCACGCTCGAAAGTTCAGATTATCAATTCCCATTTGGTCGTCGAACTTGGACCGTTAGTGGGTCCAGAGTGTGTTCCCTTCCTACTGGATCAAAGATCACCTTAACTTTTGCCCGATGTACTCAAGGCCAATTTACGTGCGATGACGGCAAATGCATAGACTTAAA tcGCAGGTGTGATGGAGTCACAGATTGTGGAGACAAAACTGACGAGTTGCATTGCAAAATTATTCGACCTGATGACACCTACATAAAGCAGATTGTTCCAGTCTCAGAGGAAGGCAAAACCcagattcaaattcaagtgtCCATCCATTCAGTTCGAAATGTGGAACCCATGGAATCCAAAATCGTTTTTGACTTTTCGGCTTGCTTCACATGGAGTGATCCCAGATTGAAACTTGCGGATTTGTGTGATGAAGAGAATAAGAATGTTTTGAGCCAAGAAGACATGGCTATGATCTGGATTCCACAAGTCATCCTGTCAAACACTCTGA gTCCTGGCCATGGCAAATATTTGGATACAGACTTTGGATTTGCCAGAGCTTTAAATGGAGGAAAGTGGACCGACAATTCCGAAGCTGTTGAAT CTATAATCTTTGATGGCCATGCAGCCACGATCAGCCTCAAAAGAACCATTCAACAAGAGTTCCATTGCCATTTTGATTTGCAATACTATCCGTTCGATACGCAA ACTTGCAGCGTCATTTTTCAAGCGACAGAGAAAAACTCCAGTGCTCTCAGATTTCAAGTGCTTTCCCCTTTGGATGTTTTTG ATGGCATCAACTTAACAGAGTATGACATTATCCGTTATAACATTGAGGAATCTGTTTCTTCCACGAATTTCAGTCGGGCCATTGCCAGCGTAACCATTCGCCGAAAGATGGCTTATCATGTGTTCAACACGTTTTTCCAGACTCTCCTGCTCATCTTGGTGGGCTACTtatccttcttcttcaaagtTAATAACTTCTCAGACCGAATAATGGTCACCCTGACCACAATGCTGGTTGTAGCCACAATCATGGTGGCCATTCAAAGC GGCCTTCCGAAGACCTCCTACTACAAAATGATAGATTATTGGCTCATATTTTGCCTCATCATCTTGATCATTACGTTTGCCATCCACACGTCTATTGGATATGTGTTGGACAAACCTGAACAAATCATCGGGAAACCCCGCAACACCTGGACCATTGCTGTCCAAATGAACCGCATGGGACGAATCCTCGTTCTGGCCATTGTCGTTGTTTTTAATCTAGCATTCTGGATCTTGGCCTTCAGCGAATACGTCAATGGTTAA